One genomic segment of Nitrosopumilus sp. b3 includes these proteins:
- a CDS encoding thrombospondin type 3 repeat-containing protein, with amino-acid sequence MNKQFLLGFLILLISTMGMLPSGVSAASGIDTDGDGVPNNIDQCPNLLEDYDPQYGNNIDGCPADFVPWYDADYDGVEDHIDDCPTVKETYNRILDEDGCPDLSIYAEQKIADSDNDGYPDYMDSCPNQPETFNGIDDKDGCPDNYNTIRDTDRDGISDSLDDCPLQPETYNRYQDEDGCPDTTDSTILQYQFPDSDGDGIIDRWDSCIDEPENFNDYLDWDGCPDIPGVNSLEAPDADYDGIPDDKDQCPLDRENYNKFEDSDGCPDSIVYKTVGDVDGDGLLDQNDLCPFSPETYNKFQDSDGCPDYVADNKFAFDTDNDGIIDNLDSCPNQPETYNGFQ; translated from the coding sequence ATGAATAAACAATTTCTTTTAGGATTTTTGATTTTACTTATTTCAACTATGGGTATGCTGCCAAGTGGTGTTTCTGCTGCTTCTGGAATTGATACTGATGGAGACGGTGTCCCAAATAATATTGATCAATGCCCTAACCTTTTAGAAGATTATGATCCACAATATGGAAACAATATTGATGGATGCCCTGCTGATTTTGTTCCATGGTATGATGCTGATTATGATGGTGTAGAAGATCATATTGATGATTGCCCAACTGTCAAAGAAACTTACAATAGAATTTTAGATGAAGACGGTTGCCCTGATTTGTCTATTTATGCTGAACAAAAAATAGCTGATTCTGATAATGACGGTTATCCAGATTATATGGATTCTTGTCCAAACCAACCTGAAACTTTTAATGGAATTGATGATAAAGACGGCTGTCCTGATAATTATAACACAATTAGAGATACTGATAGAGATGGAATTTCTGATTCATTAGATGATTGTCCATTACAACCTGAAACTTACAATAGATACCAAGATGAAGACGGTTGTCCAGATACTACTGATTCCACAATTCTACAATATCAATTCCCAGATTCTGATGGTGATGGAATTATTGATAGATGGGATTCGTGTATTGATGAGCCTGAAAACTTTAATGATTATTTAGATTGGGATGGTTGTCCAGATATTCCTGGAGTTAATTCTTTAGAGGCACCTGATGCTGATTATGATGGTATTCCAGATGATAAGGATCAATGTCCATTAGACCGTGAAAATTATAATAAATTTGAAGATTCTGACGGTTGCCCAGATAGTATTGTTTACAAAACAGTTGGTGATGTTGACGGTGATGGACTATTAGATCAAAACGATTTATGTCCATTCAGTCCTGAAACTTATAATAAATTCCAAGACTCAGACGGCTGTCCAGATTATGTAGCAGACAACAAATTTGCATTTGATACTGATAATGATGGAATTATTGACAACTTAGATTCTTGTCCTAACCAACCTGAAACTTACAATGGATTCCAAGA
- a CDS encoding thrombospondin type 3 repeat-containing protein translates to MPISPAFADDDLDKDGVDDSIDACPNLREDNEGAIDGCPSNFVPWYDEDFDGIEDHLDQCPTLKERYNQFQDEDGCPDLSPSGGPGGLPDSDGDGFTDIVDNCPNQPETFNGVLDTDGCPDDFGKGDRDRDGVPDAADKCPLSAETYNRFQDLDGCPDSVSDATFIDTDNDGLQDKVDLCPTEPEVYNGYRDTDGCPDVLLDTSFNDKDGDGIADRFDTCPNQPETFNRFADYDGCPDSAPSFDGTLNDADGDRIKDVNDTCPLEPERYNGFQDEDGCPDIPPYSSDVDSDLDGIPNSIDQCPEVKETYNRFQDLDGCPDFVGVDKGMPDTDGDGINDYTDLCPNQPETFNGVFDRDGCPDTLSTQDRDRDGVPDGLDKCPTAKETYNTYQDEDGCPDSVSGLSNLDFDRDGISDLSDKCPLQPETVNGYHDLDGCPDVAVLDSDGDGIRDDLDKCPTSAETWNRYQDHDGCPDNPSEADSDFDGILDSVDQCPLDRERYNGFQDEDGCPDYPDYITSLDSDYDGIIDSKDQCPLAPETYNKFQDLDGCPDSVADNKGIPDTDKDGINDYNDHCPNQPETYNGILDRDGCPDDYIGKNDRDLDGIPDAIDACPTAKETYNKFQDDDGCPDTVFKTLVVDTDNDGINDVYDDCPLVAENYNGFFDEDGCPDVDDTQPDSDGDGVPDVMDMCPKQDEVWNKYVDYDGCPDTLPIGELRIDSDGDGFFDDIDLCPNEKESWNKYLDDDGCPDIVPEQSRFKHDSDLDDIPDGYDFCPLEPEDYDGDTDSDGCPDN, encoded by the coding sequence ATGCCTATCAGTCCAGCTTTTGCTGATGATGACTTGGACAAAGATGGTGTTGATGATTCAATTGATGCTTGTCCTAATCTACGAGAAGATAATGAGGGCGCAATTGATGGTTGTCCGTCAAATTTTGTCCCATGGTATGATGAAGACTTTGATGGAATAGAAGATCATCTTGATCAATGCCCAACTCTTAAAGAGAGATATAATCAATTCCAAGATGAAGACGGATGTCCTGATTTATCTCCAAGTGGAGGACCAGGTGGATTGCCAGATTCTGATGGTGATGGTTTTACTGATATTGTAGATAATTGTCCTAATCAACCTGAAACATTCAATGGTGTCTTAGACACAGATGGTTGTCCTGATGATTTTGGTAAAGGTGACCGAGATAGAGATGGTGTTCCAGATGCTGCTGATAAATGTCCACTAAGTGCTGAGACTTACAATAGATTCCAAGACTTGGATGGTTGTCCTGATTCAGTTAGTGATGCTACTTTCATTGATACTGATAACGATGGTTTACAAGATAAAGTTGATTTATGTCCTACAGAACCTGAAGTGTATAACGGTTACAGAGATACAGACGGTTGCCCTGATGTTTTACTAGATACTTCGTTTAATGATAAAGATGGTGATGGAATTGCAGATAGATTTGATACTTGTCCTAATCAACCTGAAACTTTTAACAGATTTGCAGATTATGATGGATGTCCTGATTCAGCTCCGTCATTTGATGGGACACTAAATGATGCAGATGGTGATAGAATTAAAGATGTTAATGATACATGCCCATTAGAACCAGAACGATACAACGGATTCCAAGATGAAGATGGGTGTCCTGACATTCCACCTTATTCAAGTGATGTAGATTCTGATCTTGATGGAATTCCTAATAGTATTGATCAATGTCCTGAAGTAAAAGAAACTTACAATAGATTCCAAGACTTGGACGGTTGCCCTGACTTTGTTGGTGTTGACAAAGGAATGCCAGATACGGATGGTGATGGAATTAATGATTACACTGATCTTTGTCCTAATCAACCTGAAACATTCAATGGTGTGTTTGATAGAGACGGTTGTCCTGATACATTATCTACACAAGATAGAGATAGAGATGGCGTTCCAGATGGTTTAGATAAATGTCCCACTGCAAAAGAAACTTACAATACATATCAAGATGAAGACGGTTGTCCTGATAGTGTATCTGGATTATCTAACTTAGACTTTGATAGAGACGGAATTTCTGATTTGTCCGATAAATGTCCACTTCAACCTGAAACTGTAAATGGATATCATGATTTGGACGGTTGTCCTGATGTTGCAGTGTTAGATTCTGATGGTGATGGAATTAGAGATGATTTAGACAAATGTCCTACGTCCGCTGAAACTTGGAATAGATACCAAGATCATGATGGTTGTCCTGATAACCCATCAGAAGCAGATTCTGACTTTGATGGTATTTTAGACTCAGTAGATCAATGCCCACTTGATAGAGAAAGATACAACGGATTCCAAGATGAAGACGGTTGTCCTGATTACCCTGATTATATTACAAGCTTAGATTCTGATTATGATGGAATTATTGATTCAAAAGATCAATGCCCATTAGCACCAGAAACTTACAACAAATTCCAAGACTTGGATGGTTGTCCTGATTCTGTTGCAGATAACAAAGGAATTCCAGATACTGATAAAGATGGTATTAATGATTATAATGATCATTGTCCTAACCAACCAGAAACCTATAATGGAATTCTTGATAGAGATGGATGTCCTGATGATTACATTGGAAAGAATGACCGAGATCTAGATGGCATTCCAGATGCAATTGATGCATGTCCAACTGCAAAAGAAACTTACAACAAATTCCAAGATGATGACGGTTGTCCTGATACTGTGTTTAAAACACTAGTAGTTGATACTGATAATGATGGCATCAATGATGTTTATGATGATTGCCCACTAGTTGCTGAAAATTATAATGGATTCTTTGATGAAGATGGATGTCCTGATGTTGATGATACCCAACCAGATTCTGATGGTGATGGTGTACCTGATGTGATGGATATGTGTCCAAAACAAGATGAAGTTTGGAACAAATATGTTGATTATGACGGCTGTCCTGACACATTACCAATTGGTGAACTAAGAATTGATTCTGATGGTGATGGATTCTTTGATGATATTGACTTGTGTCCTAATGAAAAGGAATCATGGAACAAGTATCTAGATGATGACGGCTGTCCTGATATTGTACCTGAACAATCAAGATTCAAACATGATTCTGACTTGGATGATATTCCTGATGGCTACGATTTCTGTCCTCTAGAACCTGAAGATTATGATGGTGATACAGATTCTGACGGATGTCCTGACAATTAG
- the twy1 gene encoding 4-demethylwyosine synthase TYW1, which yields MSCSGEVVEADDPLIQIKPAISAQLKKAKYGVADHSTVELCHWTKKSFKHEGSCYKHKFYGISTHRCMEFSPAGMHCENRCVYCWRPMEFYDSMKMEPEQVAEPKEILTKLMAERKKLINGYYGDSRNDKQRLDESLLPSHYAISLSGEPTMYPKLPELIKYLNSLEATKSIFLVTNGQEPDMIQKLQDEDALPTQLYLSTNAADYESFIRINKPKYDDSWERWNRTLDMLKDLNTRTVLRVTLIRNYNDQKEMVPAFAEMFRKASPHFIEIKSYMHIGRSTNRLEHANMLEMEEVKKFSEEISKQSKIFSIMDESIVSRISILQNNERYIDRFIPTYVNTN from the coding sequence ATGAGTTGCTCAGGCGAAGTAGTTGAAGCAGATGATCCATTAATTCAGATCAAGCCTGCAATCTCTGCTCAATTAAAAAAAGCAAAGTATGGTGTTGCAGATCATTCTACAGTAGAATTATGTCATTGGACAAAAAAATCATTCAAACATGAAGGAAGTTGTTACAAACACAAGTTTTATGGTATTTCAACTCATAGATGCATGGAGTTTTCTCCTGCAGGGATGCATTGTGAGAATCGTTGTGTGTATTGCTGGAGACCTATGGAATTTTATGATTCAATGAAAATGGAACCAGAGCAAGTTGCAGAACCAAAAGAAATTCTAACAAAACTAATGGCTGAAAGAAAAAAACTGATCAATGGATACTATGGCGATTCTAGAAATGATAAACAAAGGTTAGACGAATCATTGTTACCAAGTCATTACGCAATTTCTTTATCGGGTGAACCAACAATGTATCCAAAATTGCCGGAATTAATTAAATATCTAAATTCACTAGAGGCAACAAAATCAATTTTCCTTGTAACAAATGGACAAGAGCCAGACATGATTCAAAAATTACAAGATGAAGATGCATTACCTACTCAATTGTATTTGTCAACAAATGCTGCAGATTATGAATCATTTATCAGAATTAACAAGCCAAAATATGATGACTCATGGGAGAGATGGAATAGAACTTTAGACATGCTAAAGGATCTTAATACAAGGACAGTACTTAGAGTCACATTAATCAGAAATTATAATGACCAAAAAGAAATGGTTCCAGCATTTGCTGAAATGTTTAGAAAAGCGAGTCCCCACTTTATTGAAATAAAATCATATATGCATATTGGACGTTCGACAAATAGATTGGAACATGCAAACATGTTAGAAATGGAAGAAGTGAAAAAATTTAGTGAAGAAATTTCAAAGCAAAGTAAGATATTTTCAATAATGGATGAAAGTATAGTGTCAAGAATTTCAATTTTACAAAATAATGAACGATATATTGATCGTTTTATCCCTACTTATGTAAATACCAATTAG
- the rdgB gene encoding RdgB/HAM1 family non-canonical purine NTP pyrophosphatase, with the protein MQKSFDLFFVSSNNHKYAEAKSILETFGIKLGFLKSNLEEIQSNSLDEIAVRKAKDAFSKFKKPVIIEDDGLFINSLSGFPGPYSSYVFKTIGNDGILNLLKNNRKAKFVSIITYCDKTNLQSFHAKLDGIISKFQKGKGWGYDPIFIPKNSQITFAQMNEKNKFSHRYKALKKFSNWYLHK; encoded by the coding sequence ATGCAGAAGTCGTTTGATCTATTCTTTGTATCCTCAAACAATCACAAATATGCAGAAGCCAAAAGCATTCTAGAAACTTTTGGAATCAAACTTGGTTTTCTAAAATCAAACTTGGAAGAGATTCAATCAAATTCACTTGATGAGATAGCAGTTAGAAAAGCAAAAGATGCATTTTCTAAATTTAAAAAACCTGTAATTATTGAGGATGATGGACTATTCATTAATTCATTATCTGGTTTTCCTGGCCCATATTCATCATACGTTTTCAAAACTATCGGTAATGACGGAATTCTTAATCTGCTAAAAAATAATAGAAAAGCAAAATTTGTTTCAATCATTACATATTGTGATAAAACAAATTTGCAATCCTTTCATGCAAAACTAGATGGAATTATATCGAAATTCCAAAAAGGTAAAGGTTGGGGATATGATCCGATTTTTATTCCAAAAAATTCACAAATAACATTTGCTCAAATGAATGAAAAAAATAAATTTTCTCACAGATACAAAGCTTTGAAAAAATTTTCTAATTGGTATTTACATAAGTAG
- a CDS encoding KEOPS complex kinase/ATPase Bud32, giving the protein MKLIKKGAEADIYQTIWQNSKAILKIRKVKNYRNPSLDTKIRKQRTIKESQMISHARTFGIPTPLVYFVNLEKSYIIMQEIPGTPVHDLSESKIIKLSKEIGKLVGKLHQNGIMHGDLTTSNFILFKNMVYVIDFGLSQNTIKPEDHAVDLRLIKEILNSAHAKIMKNAWKNFLLGYKSVVGNSNYAKITKLVTEIESRGRYAEVV; this is encoded by the coding sequence ATGAAATTAATCAAAAAAGGTGCAGAAGCTGACATCTATCAAACCATCTGGCAAAACTCAAAAGCAATCTTAAAAATTCGAAAAGTAAAAAATTATCGAAATCCCTCACTTGATACAAAAATACGTAAACAAAGAACAATTAAAGAATCTCAAATGATATCTCATGCTAGAACATTTGGAATACCAACACCCTTAGTTTATTTTGTAAATTTAGAAAAATCATACATCATTATGCAAGAGATTCCTGGAACTCCTGTTCATGATTTATCTGAATCTAAAATTATCAAATTATCAAAAGAAATTGGAAAACTAGTTGGTAAATTACACCAAAATGGTATCATGCATGGTGATTTAACAACTTCAAACTTTATTCTGTTCAAAAACATGGTTTATGTAATCGATTTTGGATTATCTCAAAATACAATAAAACCTGAAGATCACGCAGTTGATTTGAGACTAATCAAAGAAATTCTTAACAGTGCTCATGCAAAAATTATGAAAAATGCTTGGAAAAATTTTCTTCTAGGTTACAAATCTGTAGTGGGTAATTCTAATTATGCAAAAATCACTAAATTGGTTACAGAGATAGAAAGTCGTGGTAGATATGCAGAAGTCGTTTGA
- the kae1 gene encoding KEOPS complex N(6)-L-threonylcarbamoyladenine synthase Kae1, with amino-acid sequence MLGLGIESTAHTFSCAIIEKKGKKGKILSDVRKIYRPADGEGIHPREASRHHIEHSSSVLSECLKEANSSIKDLDIISYAAGPGLGPCLRVGAVVARSLSSFYKIPIYPVNHALGHIELGKLLTGASNPLVLLVSGGHTMLLAFLNKQWRVFGETLDITLGQLLDQFGRSIGFPSPCGKNIEELASTSSNYVTLPYSVKGNDVSFSGLLSATKAVAKKNKIDACYSLQETAFAMISEAVERALSFTQKRELMIVGGVAANKRLSEMLKDVCKRHNSKFFVVPLRYAGDCGSQICWTGLLESQVKSGSSLKDTFVTQSWRLDTVKVNY; translated from the coding sequence ATGCTAGGTTTAGGAATTGAAAGTACTGCTCATACTTTTTCGTGTGCAATAATTGAAAAAAAAGGAAAAAAAGGAAAAATTCTTTCAGATGTCAGAAAAATTTATCGTCCTGCAGATGGGGAAGGCATTCATCCTCGTGAGGCCTCACGCCATCATATTGAACATAGCTCCTCTGTGTTATCTGAATGTCTAAAAGAAGCAAATTCATCTATCAAAGATTTAGATATTATTTCATATGCTGCAGGACCTGGATTGGGCCCATGCTTACGTGTAGGTGCTGTCGTTGCAAGATCTTTATCTTCTTTTTACAAAATTCCAATCTATCCTGTAAATCATGCATTAGGACACATTGAATTAGGAAAATTACTTACTGGTGCATCAAACCCTTTGGTACTTTTGGTTTCTGGAGGACATACAATGCTTTTGGCATTTCTAAATAAACAATGGAGGGTTTTCGGTGAAACTCTTGATATTACACTTGGTCAACTGCTAGATCAATTTGGAAGATCCATTGGATTTCCTTCTCCTTGTGGGAAAAATATTGAAGAGTTGGCATCAACATCATCAAACTATGTTACTTTGCCATATTCTGTAAAAGGAAATGATGTATCTTTTTCAGGTTTATTATCTGCAACAAAGGCTGTTGCTAAAAAAAATAAAATCGATGCATGCTATTCTCTTCAAGAAACTGCTTTTGCAATGATTAGTGAAGCTGTTGAACGTGCATTATCATTTACTCAGAAAAGAGAGTTAATGATAGTTGGAGGAGTTGCAGCAAACAAAAGATTGTCTGAAATGCTCAAAGATGTTTGTAAACGCCATAATTCCAAATTTTTCGTAGTTCCATTACGTTATGCAGGTGATTGTGGAAGTCAAATTTGTTGGACTGGTCTATTAGAATCCCAAGTGAAATCAGGTTCTTCTCTAAAAGATACTTTTGTGACTCAATCTTGGAGATTAGATACAGTCAAAGTTAATTATTAA
- a CDS encoding redox-regulated ATPase YchF: protein MQIGLLGKANVGKSTFFSAATQTSVASGNFPFTTIEPNVGVAYVKADCACKHFGIKHENDYCINGTRLIPVKLIDVAGLVPGAHEGKGLGNQFLDDARQAEVLIHVVDIAGTTDIQGQPVPAGTHDPLEDIAFVQDEFDQWFADILKREWDKITREIDQKRAKLTDGIAKRFTGLGIKDFQVQEVLQKLGLMARNPKEWKDSDIQTFVKELRKNTKPMIIAANKADLCTDLSIIDKISDCVIPCSAETELLLRKASKAGIVNYSSGDTGFTIPNGKEIPPPQRKALDLVKSVFSKIQSTGIQKILNTAVFDSLKFIVVYPVEDETKLTNKDGVVLPDTKLLPLDSTAKDLASLIHADIAKGFLHAIDCKTKQRISGDQKLKNGDVIKIISTLSHG, encoded by the coding sequence TTGCAAATTGGCTTATTAGGTAAAGCAAATGTTGGAAAATCTACATTTTTCTCTGCAGCAACTCAAACTTCTGTAGCGTCAGGAAATTTCCCCTTTACAACTATTGAACCAAATGTTGGTGTGGCATATGTCAAAGCTGATTGTGCCTGCAAACACTTTGGGATTAAACATGAAAATGATTATTGTATCAATGGAACACGTCTTATTCCTGTCAAACTAATCGATGTTGCAGGATTAGTTCCAGGGGCTCATGAAGGAAAAGGATTGGGAAATCAATTCCTTGATGATGCAAGACAAGCTGAAGTCTTGATTCATGTAGTTGACATTGCAGGTACAACTGACATTCAAGGACAACCAGTTCCAGCTGGAACTCATGATCCTTTAGAAGATATAGCATTTGTTCAAGATGAATTTGATCAATGGTTTGCAGATATTCTAAAAAGAGAATGGGATAAGATTACTAGAGAGATAGATCAAAAAAGAGCAAAACTTACTGACGGTATTGCAAAGCGATTTACTGGTTTAGGAATTAAAGATTTTCAAGTGCAAGAAGTATTACAAAAACTTGGGCTTATGGCTAGAAATCCAAAGGAATGGAAAGATTCTGATATCCAAACCTTTGTCAAAGAGTTAAGAAAAAATACAAAACCAATGATTATTGCTGCAAATAAAGCAGATTTATGCACTGATCTTAGCATCATTGATAAAATATCTGACTGTGTTATTCCCTGTAGTGCTGAGACTGAATTATTATTGAGAAAAGCATCAAAAGCTGGAATTGTAAATTATTCTTCAGGTGATACAGGTTTTACCATTCCTAATGGAAAAGAAATTCCACCTCCGCAACGAAAAGCACTGGATCTGGTAAAGTCTGTTTTTTCTAAAATCCAATCAACTGGAATACAAAAAATTCTAAACACTGCAGTTTTTGATTCATTAAAATTCATTGTTGTATATCCAGTTGAAGATGAAACCAAACTAACTAACAAAGACGGTGTGGTATTACCCGATACTAAATTACTCCCTCTAGATTCAACTGCAAAAGATTTGGCAAGTTTAATTCATGCTGATATTGCAAAAGGATTTTTACACGCAATAGATTGTAAAACAAAGCAAAGAATCAGTGGTGATCAAAAACTAAAAAATGGCGACGTCATCAAAATTATATCAACATTAAGTCATGGATAA
- a CDS encoding AAA family ATPase, whose protein sequence is MSIVITGNPGVGKHTVAEKIAQRLKLHIIDINNIAKESGLLEENKDVDTDKLKIILGQKILDSNLIVGHLAPYVLDKKQVRIMIVLRKSPYDLIAVYKNRKYSDKKIKDNAGSEILGVIAHDAINRFEEKAVQMDITGKTIEESEERIMSIISNNKGNEDVDWLDLVTKNNDLRKFFAD, encoded by the coding sequence ATGTCAATAGTAATTACTGGGAATCCAGGGGTAGGAAAACATACTGTAGCTGAAAAGATTGCTCAGAGATTGAAATTACACATTATTGACATTAACAATATTGCAAAAGAATCAGGATTACTTGAAGAAAATAAAGATGTTGATACGGATAAGCTGAAAATAATACTAGGGCAAAAAATTTTGGATAGTAATTTGATTGTAGGACATTTAGCACCATATGTGTTAGACAAAAAACAAGTAAGAATAATGATTGTTTTAAGAAAAAGTCCATATGATTTGATTGCAGTCTACAAAAATCGAAAATATTCAGATAAAAAAATTAAAGACAATGCCGGTAGTGAAATTTTAGGAGTTATTGCACATGATGCAATTAATAGATTTGAAGAGAAGGCAGTTCAAATGGATATTACAGGTAAAACTATTGAAGAAAGTGAAGAAAGAATCATGTCTATAATTTCCAATAACAAAGGAAATGAAGATGTTGATTGGCTTGATTTAGTTACAAAAAATAATGATTTGAGAAAATTTTTTGCTGATTGA
- the tgtA gene encoding tRNA guanosine(15) transglycosylase TgtA — protein MFEISKTDLAGRIGTLYTNHGKIETPAYVPVIHPVKQTIPSKKIRDIGFDLVITNAYITRNNYGDDAIKKGIHKIIDFDGAIMTDSGGYQVLEYGDVKVTPPEMAKFEKGILTDFAIPLDKPTGYGMPIKKAEAYVKHTLQVSKQTLESSEKNGQIWIGPIQGGEHFELVAKSTKSLVKIGFQMLALGSPVEFMESYEYRLLAQMIVAAKKQMPHSIPLHLFGAGHPLTIPFAIALGCDTFDSASYMLYAKKSRYITDDGTRYLSDITVFPCNCEICSKYSPDELRHLDEEQRTNELAIHNLHAIKLEVDRVKQAIYEGRLWEYVIKKARAHPKLFEMVEVMIENSEFLGLGTPKFKEKAIFLFSKEDQYRPEVQSYHRIVRKFKSMKKKLIITRESSTKPGYLSNQYLGLKRKFKEFDSFQVCQYNPILGLIPIEISDIFPAAHHETARIEFQPKEFPIFEQTWNEFFANNKFSEIHYDKKDDYLKHFVKTISKEIKRKAIA, from the coding sequence TTGTTTGAAATATCAAAAACGGATTTAGCTGGAAGAATAGGAACTCTTTACACAAATCATGGTAAAATTGAGACGCCAGCTTATGTTCCAGTAATTCATCCAGTTAAACAGACCATCCCATCAAAAAAAATCCGTGATATTGGTTTTGATTTAGTTATTACAAATGCATACATTACAAGAAATAATTATGGTGATGATGCCATAAAGAAAGGAATACACAAGATAATTGATTTTGATGGCGCAATAATGACGGACTCTGGTGGCTATCAGGTTTTAGAATATGGTGATGTTAAAGTAACACCTCCAGAAATGGCAAAATTTGAAAAAGGAATATTGACGGATTTTGCAATTCCACTTGATAAGCCAACTGGATATGGAATGCCAATTAAAAAAGCAGAAGCATATGTCAAACACACTCTACAAGTATCAAAGCAAACACTTGAGAGTAGTGAAAAGAATGGTCAAATTTGGATTGGGCCAATTCAGGGAGGAGAACATTTTGAACTTGTTGCAAAGTCTACAAAGAGTTTAGTCAAGATTGGTTTTCAGATGCTAGCTTTGGGAAGTCCTGTTGAGTTTATGGAGTCATATGAATATAGATTATTAGCACAGATGATTGTTGCTGCAAAAAAACAGATGCCCCATTCAATACCTTTACATCTTTTTGGTGCTGGTCATCCTCTAACAATTCCTTTTGCCATAGCATTGGGCTGTGATACGTTTGATTCAGCATCATACATGCTTTATGCTAAAAAATCTAGATACATTACTGATGATGGAACTAGGTATTTGTCAGATATTACAGTTTTTCCTTGCAATTGTGAAATCTGTTCAAAATATTCACCAGATGAATTACGCCATCTTGATGAAGAACAGAGAACAAATGAATTGGCAATTCATAATCTGCATGCAATCAAACTTGAAGTTGATAGGGTAAAACAGGCAATTTATGAGGGCAGATTATGGGAATATGTAATTAAGAAAGCAAGGGCTCATCCCAAATTATTTGAAATGGTAGAGGTGATGATTGAGAACTCTGAATTTCTTGGGTTGGGTACACCAAAATTCAAAGAAAAAGCCATTTTCTTATTCTCCAAAGAAGATCAGTATCGTCCCGAAGTTCAGTCATATCATAGAATTGTTAGAAAATTTAAATCAATGAAAAAGAAGCTGATCATTACAAGAGAATCAAGTACAAAACCAGGATATTTATCAAATCAGTATTTGGGATTAAAAAGGAAATTCAAAGAATTTGATTCATTCCAAGTATGTCAGTACAATCCCATTTTGGGATTAATTCCAATTGAGATTTCAGATATATTTCCTGCAGCACACCATGAAACGGCTAGAATTGAATTTCAACCAAAAGAATTCCCAATATTTGAGCAGACATGGAATGAGTTTTTTGCAAACAACAAGTTTTCAGAAATTCATTATGACAAAAAAGATGATTATCTAAAACATTTTGTAAAAACAATTTCAAAAGAAATCAAGCGAAAAGCAATTGCTTAA
- a CDS encoding 4Fe-4S binding protein, giving the protein MPIAILPDIDEQRCIGCALCVEICTTLGPDVLRVKPVEGWKRGKAFVFYPERCISDGACIGVCPTKSIFWMRPMNYTAGQPVPLHKNGIFIKGWAEDAAL; this is encoded by the coding sequence ATGCCAATAGCAATACTTCCAGACATTGATGAACAAAGATGTATCGGATGTGCACTATGTGTAGAAATCTGTACAACTCTTGGTCCTGATGTCCTTAGAGTAAAACCTGTTGAAGGCTGGAAGAGAGGTAAAGCATTTGTATTTTATCCAGAAAGATGTATTTCTGATGGTGCATGCATCGGTGTATGCCCAACAAAATCAATCTTTTGGATGAGACCAATGAATTACACTGCTGGACAACCAGTACCTCTTCACAAAAACGGTATCTTCATCAAAGGTTGGGCAGAAGACGCAGCACTATAA